From the Streptomyces nigrescens genome, one window contains:
- a CDS encoding acetylxylan esterase, with product MFTDLPLDALRTYCPPRPEPAGFEAFWRRTLVEARTHDLDARFTEIDAGLALLRTYDVTFAGFGGHPIRGWFLLPRAAKGPLPCVVQYLGYGGGRLLPHDWLLWPSAGYATLVMDTRGQSGPNRPGDTPDPVASGNPGVPGKLTQGLLDPYGYYYRRLFTDAVRAVEAARGHHAVHTDRIVVAGHSQGGAVALAMTGLVPGLAGALIDAPFLTHIRRAVEITDVGPYGELTRYFAGARDRIDTALLTLDHFDGLNFAARATAPALFGTALRDEVAPPSTGFAAFHHYAGEKELKVWRFNAHEGGGGEQRAAEIAFLRGLFG from the coding sequence GTGTTCACCGACCTTCCCCTGGACGCGCTGCGCACCTACTGCCCACCGCGTCCCGAGCCGGCCGGTTTTGAGGCGTTCTGGCGGCGCACTCTCGTCGAGGCCCGTACCCATGACCTCGACGCGCGCTTCACCGAGATCGATGCGGGGCTCGCCCTGCTCCGCACCTATGACGTGACGTTCGCCGGGTTCGGCGGGCACCCCATCCGTGGCTGGTTCCTGCTCCCGCGCGCCGCCAAGGGGCCGCTGCCCTGCGTCGTCCAGTACCTCGGATACGGCGGTGGCCGGCTGCTGCCGCACGACTGGCTGCTGTGGCCGTCGGCGGGGTACGCCACCCTGGTCATGGACACCCGGGGCCAGAGCGGCCCCAACCGGCCTGGTGACACCCCCGATCCGGTCGCCTCCGGCAATCCGGGCGTACCCGGCAAGCTGACCCAGGGGCTGCTCGATCCCTACGGCTACTACTACCGGCGGCTGTTCACCGACGCGGTACGGGCCGTGGAGGCGGCGCGCGGACATCACGCGGTGCACACCGACCGGATCGTGGTCGCCGGCCACAGCCAGGGCGGTGCCGTGGCCCTGGCCATGACGGGCCTGGTCCCCGGTCTGGCCGGTGCGCTGATCGATGCGCCGTTCCTGACGCACATCCGCCGCGCGGTCGAGATCACCGATGTCGGCCCGTACGGCGAACTCACCCGCTACTTCGCGGGTGCGCGCGACCGGATCGACACCGCGCTGCTCACCCTGGACCACTTCGACGGCCTGAACTTCGCCGCCCGCGCCACCGCCCCGGCGCTCTTCGGCACGGCCCTGCGCGACGAAGTGGCGCCGCCGTCCACCGGTTTCGCCGCGTTCCATCACTACGCGGGCGAGAAGGAACTGAAGGTGTGGCGGTTCAACGCCCATGAGGGCGGCGGCGGTGAGCAGCGGGCCGCCGAGATCGCGTTCCTGCGCGGGCTCTTCGGGTGA